One genomic window of Salvia miltiorrhiza cultivar Shanhuang (shh) chromosome 4, IMPLAD_Smil_shh, whole genome shotgun sequence includes the following:
- the LOC131022898 gene encoding uncharacterized protein LOC131022898, translated as MDREFDDYLEQHGGGSGVPTTQPMMGFGPYSQALNVLASGNISTPATLPTVEEEEPTAKPKAKGPRTNYMSEETELICILWVEATHNPILGTSRRLIQYWGAIGEKYNALKPPGLPNRKSDHLKSHFQRVQKEVKIWSDYYKICKDNWSSGMSDDQIIEQAQAMHEANHKKRFMHIKAWKILHDCQRFASPAANV; from the coding sequence ATGGATCGTGAGTTTGACGATTATCTAGAGCAACACGGTGGAGGTTCAGGTGTGCCAACTACTCAACCGATGATGGGGTTCGGTCCATATTCTCAAGCCTTAAACGTTCTTGCTTCAGGAAATATTTCAACTCCGGCAACATTACCAACCGTTGAAGAAGAAGAGCCGACGGCAAAGCCTAAAGCCAAGGGGCCACGCACCAACTATATGAGCGAAGAGACGGAGCTCATATGTATATTGTGGGTGGAGGCTACCCACAATCCTATTTTGGGAACGTCCCGAAGGTTGAtccaatattggggagcaatCGGCGAGAAATACAATGCTCTGAAGCCGCCGGGATTGCCTAATCGTAAGTCGGATCATCTCAAATCCCACTTCCAACGCGTCCAAAAGGAGGTGAAAATTTGGTCCGACTACTACAAAATATGCAAGGACAATTGGAGTAGCGGGATGAGCGATGATCAAATCATCGAACAAGCCCAGGCGATGCACGAGGCGAATCACAAAAAGAGATTCATGCATATCAAAGCTTGGAAAATCCTACACGACTGTCAGAGGTTCGCGTCACCAGCCGCCAATGTCtag